The Hyphomicrobium sp. MC1 genome window below encodes:
- a CDS encoding lytic transglycosylase domain-containing protein, with the protein MSSAPVASPLSKLRAAALACLVLSGTAGQALAQCGNGPGGFNAWLQKFRQQAAAQGIKSSTVVSALSGVTYDPTVIHLDHSQHSFKLSFKQFYARRVSNAMIRHGRALMQRHRALFDRIEKRFGVPAPVIVAIWGLETNYGANLGARYSIIRSLATLAYDCRRTEFFTGQLLDALRIVEEGDLTPSQLRGGWAGEIGQTQFLPTPYIRYAVDFDGDGRKDLIHSVPDVLASTANFLAGHGWQRGAGWQPGSPNYGVIAEWNKADVYDRTIAAMADQIAGR; encoded by the coding sequence ATGTCATCCGCCCCCGTCGCATCGCCGCTGTCCAAACTCCGGGCCGCGGCCCTCGCCTGCCTCGTGCTGTCTGGAACCGCGGGACAGGCACTCGCCCAGTGCGGCAACGGCCCCGGTGGTTTCAACGCGTGGCTACAAAAATTCCGCCAGCAAGCCGCAGCGCAGGGCATTAAATCCAGCACAGTGGTGTCGGCGTTATCGGGCGTGACGTACGATCCGACCGTAATCCACCTGGACCACTCGCAGCACTCTTTCAAACTGAGCTTCAAACAATTCTACGCCCGCCGCGTCAGCAACGCGATGATCCGGCACGGCCGCGCGCTGATGCAGCGCCATCGCGCCCTCTTCGACCGCATCGAAAAACGGTTCGGCGTGCCTGCGCCCGTTATCGTTGCGATCTGGGGACTGGAAACGAACTACGGTGCCAACCTTGGCGCCCGCTATTCGATCATCCGTTCGCTCGCAACGCTTGCCTATGATTGCCGCCGCACCGAATTCTTCACCGGCCAGTTGCTCGACGCCCTGCGGATCGTTGAAGAAGGTGACCTGACACCATCGCAATTGCGCGGCGGCTGGGCGGGCGAAATCGGCCAGACGCAATTCCTGCCCACGCCCTACATCCGCTATGCCGTCGATTTCGACGGCGACGGCCGCAAGGATCTGATCCACAGCGTGCCGGACGTTCTGGCCTCGACCGCGAACTTCCTCGCCGGGCACGGCTGGCAGCGCGGCGCAGGCTGGCAACCCGGATCGCCGAACTATGGCGTCATCGCCGAGTGGAACAAAGCCGACGTCTACGACCGTACGATCGCGGCCATGGCCGACCAGATCGCCGGCCGTTAA
- a CDS encoding phosphatase PAP2 family protein, translating into MFRKTTIFCAALVACISMPIVLSAEEATCPKPTTDPLVKLLSPPPCDSCAQTKVELEELQTLQQNRTEAQADHAHADYKISLARFIEGADIKFDGAAIEACHPIFDRLMERTKSAAEHAKNSFCRTRPFNLPNNDLKPLEAGNKYSPSYPSGHTTAGTALGAVLAYMVPEKRAVFLARAADYGHSRMIAGVHYRSDVEAGKLLGMAVAEEEFSDDAQFRTMLPEATKCVRGALGLAAEVPAAPAQASVETPAAKP; encoded by the coding sequence ATGTTTCGGAAAACCACGATTTTTTGCGCGGCCCTTGTCGCATGCATCTCGATGCCGATTGTGCTCTCGGCAGAGGAGGCAACCTGCCCCAAGCCGACGACGGACCCGCTCGTCAAATTATTGTCGCCGCCACCCTGTGATAGCTGCGCACAGACGAAAGTGGAACTCGAAGAACTGCAGACATTGCAGCAAAATCGAACGGAGGCGCAGGCAGACCATGCACACGCCGATTATAAAATTTCGCTCGCGCGTTTTATCGAGGGCGCCGATATCAAGTTCGATGGTGCGGCAATTGAGGCGTGCCATCCGATCTTTGATCGGCTGATGGAGCGGACGAAATCGGCGGCTGAGCATGCCAAGAATTCATTCTGCCGGACGCGGCCGTTCAATCTTCCAAACAACGATCTGAAGCCGCTAGAGGCCGGCAACAAGTATAGCCCATCCTATCCGTCGGGGCACACGACGGCCGGTACGGCGCTCGGCGCAGTCCTCGCATATATGGTGCCGGAGAAGCGTGCCGTCTTTCTGGCGCGGGCTGCGGATTACGGTCACAGCCGGATGATTGCAGGCGTGCATTATCGCAGCGACGTCGAAGCTGGAAAGCTGCTCGGCATGGCCGTGGCGGAAGAAGAGTTTTCCGACGATGCGCAGTTCCGGACCATGTTGCCCGAAGCGACGAAATGCGTTCGCGGCGCACTAGGCCTTGCAGCCGAGGTGCCCGCCGCTCCGGCACAAGCGTCCGTCGAAACGCCCGCTGCGAAACCGTAA
- a CDS encoding TonB-dependent receptor: MAISRVRGLMLALCLGVSVIHASSASAQTTGGTASPAPGTTDNATEAQLPAVVVAEPHAKAATKKVKTARRAKTTPSHANSQPSAPSQEPSVAGAQSTENPLAFQNNAFNAARNEIFTQIGTNQYSFGEDALRALPQGTETPVSKALLQAPGVSQDSAASGQLHVRNDHANVQYRINGILLPDGVSGFSDVLETSFISNLSLVTGALPAQYGLHTTGLVDITTRSGAQAPGGTIGFYGGSRGTFTPSLEYGGSTGAVDYFFTGRYLMNDEGIENPTSSRDAIHDHTDQEKGFGYVSAVLDDTTRLSWISGVSVQNFQIPNTLGLPTDTPFAGNGGLPNYFNSALLNENQFEQNYYDVIALQKKIENGDYQIAYFSRYSDLHFKPDDTGDLFFNGIASDVQRRSFLNGVQADGSYRLNAYNTLRAGFTVSAEQTKAISNSSVIADDGSVENGLLDETSKLGWLIGIYAQDEIRLTDKLTLNAGLRFDQMYEYVDANQWSPRVSLEYRPFQGTTLHAGYARYFTPPPQVASGPTNIALFDGTVAASSCPAGGCGLVQPERSHYFDAGITQTIFPGLEVGVDAYYKLAHDLLDDGQFGAALVLNAFNYEKAVNKGIEITTKYSWGNFSAYGNVAIGQQKGKNIISNQFLIDPDDLAFIADHYIFTDHSQTITASAGFSYLWDGTRLSIDMIYGSGLRTDTEDVPNGASVPAYTQVNLGISHEFANLFGRPTTVRFDVVNLFDEVYTIRDGEGIGVFAPQYGPRRGYFVGVSQKF; encoded by the coding sequence ATGGCTATTTCGAGAGTGCGCGGGCTTATGCTCGCTCTGTGTTTGGGTGTGAGCGTCATCCATGCTTCGAGCGCATCGGCGCAGACGACGGGGGGAACGGCGTCGCCTGCGCCGGGCACGACGGACAATGCGACGGAAGCGCAGCTTCCTGCCGTCGTCGTGGCTGAGCCGCACGCCAAGGCGGCGACTAAAAAAGTCAAGACGGCTCGGCGCGCCAAAACAACGCCATCGCATGCAAACTCGCAACCATCGGCACCGAGCCAAGAGCCGTCCGTTGCCGGAGCGCAAAGCACTGAGAATCCGCTCGCGTTTCAGAACAATGCCTTCAACGCGGCGCGCAACGAGATCTTCACGCAGATCGGAACGAACCAGTATTCGTTCGGTGAGGATGCGCTTCGCGCGTTGCCGCAAGGTACGGAAACGCCCGTGAGCAAGGCGCTTCTGCAGGCGCCAGGCGTCAGTCAGGACTCAGCGGCGAGCGGGCAGCTCCATGTGCGCAACGACCACGCCAATGTGCAATACCGGATCAACGGCATTCTGCTTCCCGATGGCGTTTCTGGTTTCAGCGATGTGCTGGAAACGAGCTTCATCAGCAATCTATCGCTGGTGACCGGTGCTTTGCCGGCGCAGTACGGATTGCATACGACGGGGCTGGTCGACATCACGACACGGTCGGGTGCGCAGGCGCCGGGCGGCACGATCGGTTTTTATGGCGGCAGCCGCGGCACCTTTACGCCCAGTCTCGAATATGGCGGCAGCACTGGAGCGGTCGATTACTTTTTCACCGGCCGCTATCTGATGAACGATGAGGGGATTGAAAACCCGACGTCGAGCCGGGACGCCATTCACGATCATACCGATCAAGAGAAGGGGTTCGGCTATGTTTCTGCGGTGCTCGATGACACGACGCGGCTGAGCTGGATATCCGGCGTGTCGGTGCAGAATTTTCAGATTCCGAATACACTTGGACTGCCGACGGATACGCCATTTGCAGGTAATGGCGGTCTTCCGAATTATTTCAACTCAGCGCTGCTCAACGAAAACCAGTTCGAGCAGAACTACTATGATGTGATCGCGCTGCAGAAGAAGATCGAGAACGGCGATTATCAAATCGCGTACTTCTCACGTTACAGCGATCTCCATTTCAAGCCGGACGATACGGGTGACTTGTTCTTCAACGGCATCGCGTCGGATGTCCAGCGGCGCAGTTTCCTCAACGGCGTGCAAGCCGACGGCTCTTATCGGCTGAATGCGTACAACACGTTGCGGGCCGGGTTCACCGTCAGCGCCGAGCAGACGAAAGCGATCAGCAATTCATCCGTGATCGCCGACGATGGCTCTGTCGAGAATGGGCTACTCGATGAGACGTCGAAACTTGGCTGGTTGATCGGTATCTATGCTCAAGACGAAATTCGTTTGACCGACAAATTGACGCTCAATGCCGGTCTGCGTTTCGACCAGATGTACGAATACGTGGATGCCAATCAGTGGAGCCCGCGGGTCAGTCTGGAATACCGTCCGTTTCAAGGAACGACACTGCATGCGGGATATGCCCGATATTTCACCCCACCCCCGCAAGTGGCGTCCGGGCCGACAAACATTGCGCTCTTCGATGGGACTGTCGCGGCAAGCAGTTGTCCGGCAGGCGGATGCGGGCTCGTGCAGCCTGAGCGGTCGCACTACTTCGACGCGGGCATTACGCAGACGATTTTTCCCGGGCTCGAAGTCGGCGTCGATGCCTACTACAAGCTAGCGCATGATCTTCTCGACGACGGGCAGTTCGGCGCTGCTCTCGTGCTCAATGCCTTCAACTACGAAAAGGCCGTCAATAAGGGCATCGAAATTACGACCAAATACAGTTGGGGTAATTTCAGCGCTTACGGCAACGTTGCAATCGGCCAGCAGAAGGGCAAGAACATCATCTCCAACCAGTTCCTGATCGATCCGGATGATCTGGCGTTCATTGCCGACCATTACATCTTCACCGACCATTCGCAGACGATTACGGCGTCGGCCGGGTTTTCATATCTTTGGGATGGGACGCGGCTCAGTATCGACATGATCTACGGCAGTGGGCTGCGTACCGATACGGAGGACGTTCCGAACGGTGCGAGCGTTCCGGCCTACACGCAAGTCAATCTCGGGATCTCGCACGAGTTCGCGAACTTGTTCGGGCGTCCGACGACAGTGCGCTTCGATGTCGTCAACCTGTTCGATGAGGTCTACACAATCCGCGATGGCGAAGGTATCGGCGTGTTCGCGCCGCAGTACGGTCCGCGGCGCGGATATTTCGTCGGCGTCTCGCAGAAGTTCTAG
- a CDS encoding Crp/Fnr family transcriptional regulator translates to MADHPWTSKFPGLNSLEPEITNLLLRTSMVVDLPAGTRIFGPGQSPENYLLLLEGTVRVQQVSENGREIVLYRVAAGQSCALTTACLMGYEDYQAEGVAETAVTAVAIPRATFDEAIARSAAFRKFVFTAFSVNVTTLFKLIEEVAFSRIDERLAQRLLQLADAAGHIEITHQQLAAELGSAREVIGRQLNEFQRRGWVTTSRGSIDLANPGALRQLATMR, encoded by the coding sequence ATGGCAGATCATCCGTGGACATCAAAATTTCCGGGTCTCAACTCCCTTGAACCGGAGATCACGAATTTACTTCTTCGCACCAGCATGGTCGTGGATTTGCCGGCTGGGACGCGGATCTTCGGGCCGGGACAATCGCCGGAAAATTATCTGCTGCTGCTCGAAGGGACGGTTCGCGTGCAGCAGGTCTCTGAGAACGGTCGCGAGATTGTGCTCTATCGGGTCGCCGCCGGGCAAAGCTGTGCGCTGACCACGGCCTGCCTGATGGGATATGAGGACTATCAGGCTGAGGGCGTGGCTGAGACAGCGGTGACGGCCGTCGCCATTCCGAGAGCGACGTTTGACGAAGCCATTGCGCGCTCTGCCGCTTTCCGGAAGTTCGTGTTCACAGCTTTCAGCGTCAACGTCACGACGCTCTTCAAGCTCATCGAGGAGGTGGCGTTCTCACGGATCGACGAACGGCTGGCGCAACGCTTGCTGCAACTTGCGGACGCCGCTGGGCATATCGAAATCACGCATCAGCAACTCGCGGCCGAGCTTGGGTCGGCACGTGAGGTGATCGGGCGGCAATTGAACGAATTTCAGCGCCGCGGGTGGGTCACCACATCCAGAGGTAGCATTGACTTGGCCAATCCGGGGGCCCTGCGTCAGCTCGCCACTATGCGTTAG
- a CDS encoding DUF2892 domain-containing protein translates to MSQNVGMFDRMLRIVVGLILLSLVFVGPKTLWGLVGLVPFLTGLARFCPAYQLAGVSTCGCCAKPAGKNE, encoded by the coding sequence ATGAGCCAAAATGTCGGGATGTTCGATCGGATGCTCCGGATTGTCGTCGGTCTGATCCTTTTGAGCCTTGTGTTCGTCGGACCGAAAACGCTTTGGGGCCTTGTAGGGCTGGTGCCGTTTTTGACCGGTCTCGCACGGTTCTGTCCGGCCTATCAGCTTGCCGGCGTCAGCACCTGCGGATGCTGCGCCAAGCCAGCCGGCAAGAACGAATAA
- a CDS encoding MBL fold metallo-hydrolase, which yields MDQIPHPVDLSVKPEVTAFFDEATNTVSYVVKDPKSNACAIFDSVMDIDYAAGRISYQSADKIIRFVQDHNLKVEWLIETHAHADHLSAAPYIQGKVGGKLGIGANIKIVQEVFGKIFNDGTEFRRDGSQFDRLFEDGDTYTIGGMAAFAMLTPGHTPACMTHVVGDAAFVGDTLFMPDGGTARADFPGGDARVLYRSIKRVLALPPEERLFMCHDYGPNGRDIKWETTVAEERAHNIHVRDGVSEDEFVQMRTARDETLALPKLIIPSIQVNIRGGNLPDADANGKRQLKVPINEL from the coding sequence ATGGATCAAATCCCCCACCCCGTCGATCTCTCGGTCAAGCCGGAGGTCACCGCCTTTTTCGACGAGGCGACCAACACGGTGAGCTATGTCGTCAAAGATCCTAAGTCGAATGCCTGCGCGATCTTCGACAGCGTCATGGATATCGACTACGCGGCGGGCCGCATCAGCTATCAGTCGGCCGATAAGATCATTCGCTTCGTGCAGGATCATAATCTGAAGGTCGAATGGCTGATCGAGACGCATGCGCATGCCGATCACCTGTCGGCAGCGCCGTACATTCAAGGCAAGGTTGGCGGTAAGCTCGGGATCGGCGCCAACATCAAGATCGTGCAGGAAGTGTTTGGTAAAATCTTCAATGACGGCACCGAGTTCCGGCGTGATGGTAGCCAGTTCGATCGCCTTTTCGAAGACGGTGATACCTATACGATCGGCGGAATGGCGGCGTTCGCGATGCTGACGCCGGGACATACGCCTGCGTGCATGACGCATGTCGTGGGCGACGCTGCATTCGTTGGCGACACGCTTTTCATGCCGGACGGCGGCACGGCACGCGCTGATTTTCCTGGTGGCGATGCGCGGGTGCTTTACCGCTCGATCAAACGCGTTCTGGCTCTGCCGCCGGAAGAGCGCCTGTTTATGTGTCATGACTACGGCCCCAATGGCCGCGACATCAAATGGGAAACGACGGTCGCGGAAGAGCGTGCGCACAATATTCATGTCCGCGATGGTGTCAGCGAGGACGAATTCGTCCAGATGCGAACGGCGCGCGATGAAACTCTGGCGCTGCCCAAGCTGATCATTCCGTCCATTCAGGTCAACATTCGCGGCGGCAATCTTCCCGATGCCGATGCCAACGGCAAACGGCAGCTCAAGGTGCCGATCAACGAACTCTAA
- a CDS encoding bifunctional protein tyrosine phosphatase family protein/NAD(P)/FAD-dependent oxidoreductase yields the protein MTPKKLTDDLSVSPQILPGDVAELAAMGFKSIIDNRPDGEGSDQPSFAEIERAAKASGLTARYVPVESGKVSDADAVEFGAALAHMPKPILAYCRTGTRSTTLWALAEAGRMPMADILSKASAAGYDMSGVASRIATGGRIASNGPVEKYDIVIVGGGAAGAAVAGSLFARKGNLKIAIIDPADVHYYQPGWTLVGGGVFTPQQTVRMMGSVLPRKATWIKAAVAGFDPDNNNVVLEGCRSIRYGHLIVCPGLKLNWGGIEGLTETLGKNGVTSNYRYDLAPYTWELVKGLKAGRAIFTQPPMPIKCAGAPQKAMYLSADHWLRTGCLNKINIEFDNAGAVLFGVPDYVPALMNYIERYHVQLNFGHNLVSVDGPAKRARFAKALPDGTKEIVEKSFDMMHVCPPQIAPDFIRASVLADAAGWVDVDQSTLRHKKYKNIFGLGDVTNTPNAKTAAAARKQAPVVAENVLYDMGYRQNQFAYDGYGSCPLTVERGKIVLAEFTYGGKLSPTFPLALLDGRKPSRAAWLLKERILPPIYWQAMLKGREWMAKPKVMA from the coding sequence ATGACCCCTAAAAAGCTTACCGACGATCTCTCGGTTTCGCCTCAGATTTTGCCCGGAGATGTCGCCGAGCTGGCGGCCATGGGATTCAAGTCGATCATTGATAATCGGCCTGATGGCGAAGGGTCGGATCAGCCCTCATTTGCCGAAATCGAGCGGGCTGCGAAAGCAAGTGGACTGACGGCGCGATATGTGCCGGTCGAAAGCGGCAAGGTCAGCGATGCCGATGCCGTGGAGTTCGGCGCAGCCCTTGCGCATATGCCCAAACCCATTCTCGCTTACTGCCGGACCGGCACGCGCAGCACCACACTTTGGGCGCTCGCCGAGGCTGGTCGCATGCCGATGGCCGACATTCTGTCGAAGGCCAGTGCGGCAGGTTACGACATGTCGGGCGTTGCCAGTCGCATCGCGACTGGAGGCCGGATCGCGTCGAATGGCCCGGTTGAAAAATACGATATCGTCATTGTCGGCGGTGGCGCTGCAGGGGCTGCAGTTGCGGGAAGTTTATTCGCGCGTAAGGGCAATCTGAAAATCGCGATCATCGATCCGGCCGACGTTCACTATTATCAGCCGGGCTGGACGCTCGTTGGTGGCGGCGTGTTTACGCCACAGCAAACCGTGCGGATGATGGGTTCGGTGCTGCCGCGAAAGGCGACGTGGATCAAGGCCGCGGTTGCCGGCTTCGATCCAGACAACAACAACGTCGTGCTCGAAGGCTGCCGTTCCATTCGCTATGGCCATCTCATCGTTTGTCCGGGACTGAAGCTCAACTGGGGCGGTATCGAGGGATTGACCGAGACGCTCGGCAAGAATGGCGTAACGTCGAACTATCGCTACGACCTTGCTCCTTATACGTGGGAGCTGGTCAAAGGGCTGAAGGCGGGGCGGGCGATCTTCACGCAGCCGCCAATGCCGATCAAATGCGCCGGCGCGCCGCAGAAGGCGATGTATCTGTCGGCTGATCATTGGCTGCGGACGGGATGCCTCAACAAGATCAACATCGAATTCGATAACGCCGGTGCGGTGCTGTTCGGCGTGCCCGACTATGTGCCCGCCTTGATGAACTATATCGAGCGCTACCATGTACAGCTCAACTTCGGGCACAATCTGGTTTCGGTCGACGGCCCGGCGAAGCGCGCGCGTTTTGCCAAAGCGTTGCCGGACGGTACGAAAGAGATCGTCGAAAAGTCATTCGACATGATGCACGTTTGTCCGCCGCAGATTGCGCCGGACTTCATTCGTGCAAGCGTCCTGGCCGATGCCGCCGGATGGGTCGATGTCGATCAGTCGACGCTGCGCCACAAGAAATACAAGAACATCTTCGGTCTCGGCGACGTGACCAATACGCCGAATGCGAAAACCGCCGCTGCCGCACGCAAGCAGGCGCCCGTCGTTGCCGAAAATGTTCTTTACGACATGGGCTATCGGCAAAATCAGTTCGCCTACGATGGTTACGGCTCCTGTCCGCTGACGGTGGAGCGCGGAAAGATCGTGCTTGCCGAGTTCACTTATGGCGGCAAGCTCTCGCCGACGTTCCCGCTGGCGCTGCTCGATGGTCGCAAACCATCGCGTGCGGCTTGGCTTCTCAAGGAACGTATTCTCCCGCCGATCTACTGGCAGGCCATGCTGAAGGGACGCGAGTGGATGGCCAAGCCCAAAGTCATGGCTTAA
- a CDS encoding sulfite exporter TauE/SafE family protein, whose amino-acid sequence MEHNLLAVFSGSLVGFVLGLIGGGGSVLAVPLLVYVVGVQSPHVAIGTSAVAVALSAVASLVDHARHDHVKWRCAIVFAAAGIVGAALGSELGKQVDGQKLLLFFGILMLVIAGMMFMKKHSGSNETVELTVESAPKLLPYLLGYGVLVGAVSGFFGIGGGFLIVPGLMAATNMPMIFAIGSSLFCVAAFGFTTAGNYALSGFVDWQLVGLFISGGVIGGLIGRQASSALAKEKRLLSQSFAAIVAVVGVYVVARGIPAITG is encoded by the coding sequence ATGGAACACAATCTTCTAGCCGTCTTCTCCGGCTCGCTGGTCGGATTCGTTTTGGGATTGATCGGCGGTGGCGGATCGGTTCTTGCCGTTCCCCTGCTCGTTTATGTTGTTGGCGTGCAGTCTCCGCACGTGGCGATCGGGACGAGCGCGGTTGCCGTCGCGTTAAGCGCCGTCGCGAGCCTTGTCGATCACGCGCGGCACGATCACGTCAAATGGCGCTGTGCGATCGTGTTCGCCGCGGCCGGTATCGTCGGAGCGGCGCTCGGGTCGGAACTCGGAAAGCAGGTCGACGGTCAAAAGCTTCTGCTGTTTTTCGGCATTCTCATGCTTGTCATTGCCGGGATGATGTTCATGAAGAAACATTCCGGCAGCAACGAAACAGTCGAATTGACCGTTGAGAGCGCGCCGAAACTGTTGCCCTATCTTCTAGGTTATGGCGTCCTGGTCGGCGCCGTTTCGGGGTTCTTTGGGATTGGCGGCGGTTTCCTTATTGTTCCAGGGCTCATGGCTGCCACGAACATGCCGATGATTTTCGCTATCGGGTCATCGCTGTTCTGCGTCGCAGCTTTCGGTTTCACGACGGCCGGCAATTATGCGTTGTCGGGATTTGTCGATTGGCAGCTCGTCGGACTTTTCATTTCCGGCGGTGTCATTGGTGGCCTTATCGGACGGCAAGCCAGCTCGGCGCTGGCGAAAGAGAAGCGTCTGCTGTCGCAAAGTTTCGCCGCGATCGTGGCCGTGGTCGGCGTCTACGTCGTTGCCCGCGGCATTCCTGCGATCACCGGTTGA
- a CDS encoding glycosyltransferase: MAEQKTVAFFPEAAYGPALNSVGIAQAIEARGHKAVFLSDPGFVDVYRSYGFEAHPVNLSEPMPPEEMAKFWVDFINGHIPNFRKSPYDQIDNYVKDCWTAIVDSAKWAQKDLPGVLSALSPDLIAVDNVILFPAIKQFGKPWVRIISCSENEIEDPAIPPHLSGCAQNDTEGHQRYRDHFNDVIKPIHDDFNAFLAECNEAPYPIGQFFEASPYMNLLLYPEAAKFRRSEPLMPSQFQYLEGCVRKEKPYEVPEFAANNDKPLIYVSFGSLGSGDTELLKRIIEVMGTLPYRALVNVGDYMDQYESVPPNVVMDKWFPQPSVIPQVDAVIHHGGNNSFTECLYFGKPAIIMPYVWDGHDNAMRVEETGHGFKMPRYDWSDEELATKLDACLHDPAMQAKLAKTSAQMLAQNGPEKAATIIEALLQSGRYDG, encoded by the coding sequence ATGGCCGAGCAGAAAACGGTGGCGTTCTTTCCAGAGGCCGCCTACGGGCCGGCGCTTAATTCGGTCGGTATTGCTCAGGCCATCGAGGCGCGCGGCCATAAAGCGGTTTTTCTATCGGACCCCGGTTTCGTCGACGTTTATCGCTCGTATGGTTTTGAAGCCCATCCTGTCAATCTGTCGGAGCCGATGCCGCCCGAAGAGATGGCCAAGTTCTGGGTCGATTTTATCAACGGGCATATCCCGAATTTCCGCAAATCGCCGTACGATCAGATCGACAACTATGTGAAGGATTGTTGGACCGCGATCGTCGATAGTGCGAAATGGGCGCAGAAAGATCTGCCGGGCGTGTTGAGCGCGCTAAGCCCGGATCTCATCGCCGTCGATAACGTGATCCTGTTTCCCGCGATCAAGCAGTTCGGCAAGCCGTGGGTGCGGATCATCTCGTGCTCGGAAAACGAGATCGAGGATCCGGCCATTCCTCCGCATCTTTCCGGATGTGCGCAGAACGATACCGAAGGCCATCAGCGGTATCGCGATCACTTCAACGACGTGATCAAACCCATTCATGACGATTTCAATGCATTTCTGGCGGAGTGTAATGAGGCGCCATATCCCATCGGCCAGTTCTTCGAGGCCTCGCCTTACATGAACCTGCTGCTTTATCCGGAAGCCGCAAAGTTCCGCCGCAGCGAGCCTCTGATGCCATCGCAGTTTCAGTATCTCGAAGGCTGTGTGCGTAAGGAGAAGCCCTACGAGGTTCCGGAGTTTGCAGCGAACAACGACAAGCCGCTCATTTATGTTTCGTTCGGCAGTCTCGGATCGGGCGATACCGAACTTCTGAAGCGGATTATCGAGGTGATGGGCACGCTGCCGTACCGCGCGCTCGTCAACGTCGGTGATTACATGGACCAATATGAGTCCGTGCCCCCGAACGTTGTCATGGATAAATGGTTTCCGCAGCCGTCGGTCATTCCGCAGGTCGATGCCGTTATTCATCACGGTGGCAACAACTCGTTCACAGAGTGCCTCTATTTCGGCAAGCCCGCTATCATCATGCCCTATGTTTGGGACGGGCACGATAACGCCATGCGCGTCGAGGAGACGGGGCACGGGTTCAAGATGCCACGTTACGATTGGAGCGACGAAGAACTGGCGACCAAGCTTGACGCCTGCCTGCACGATCCGGCAATGCAGGCAAAGCTTGCCAAGACAAGCGCTCAGATGCTCGCACAAAACGGCCCGGAGAAAGCCGCGACGATCATCGAGGCATTGCTTCAAAGCGGCCGCTACGACGGTTGA
- a CDS encoding cupin domain-containing protein: MTTPIIRNPEDVTDLADWGVIPTMLEGQSQTSGKLLHKNANGESECGIWVCTPGKWECHVTRDEFCHFLSGRCTYVRDDGEVIEILPGTAAFFPQDWKGVCTVHETVRKVYMIR; the protein is encoded by the coding sequence GTGACGACACCGATTATACGCAACCCAGAAGACGTTACCGATCTTGCGGATTGGGGTGTCATCCCGACGATGCTCGAAGGGCAATCGCAGACATCGGGCAAGCTGCTGCATAAGAACGCGAACGGCGAGTCGGAGTGCGGAATCTGGGTGTGCACGCCGGGTAAGTGGGAATGCCATGTGACGCGCGATGAGTTCTGCCATTTCCTCTCGGGCCGGTGCACGTACGTTCGCGACGATGGCGAAGTGATCGAGATTTTGCCGGGAACGGCTGCATTTTTTCCGCAGGACTGGAAGGGCGTCTGCACCGTCCACGAGACCGTCCGCAAAGTCTATATGATCCGTTGA